One window of the Bombus huntii isolate Logan2020A chromosome 18, iyBomHunt1.1, whole genome shotgun sequence genome contains the following:
- the LOC126875570 gene encoding golgin subfamily A member 6-like protein 6, whose amino-acid sequence MKVGKRVESDHMPLEIETEGPEVQRDEERKGEERERREWTKESAGRYLEECKDWASRGRTVEEMWAEIKKKINEAIPKKRVRIRKWSIGEKVWYDKEWKERKREIRRKMTKFRKGKCSREEFIEEKKEFKQWCEQRKEKQEEEEMEKLKKIKTEQEAWKYINKYRRRREVVDEAIREEEWKNHFMEALEGTENKEDKRTEGWREEEESKEEREDNIEKEEVILQIRKLKEKKATREDGLENEVWKYAPKEVGEALWEMLGKIWNGKGISEGWRKCVICPIYKRRNKGAVKSYRGVTLMDTAYKIYAGILDERLKVEIEDKVVESQFGFRKGREVIDVVYVLNHIIDKQLSGERGKLYACFVDLKSAFDRVNRKKLGEIMRRMGVNEKLTRRIEEIYEETKNVVRIRNNNTEEFWTVRGVGQGCPLSPALFNIYVAGLEEIRK is encoded by the coding sequence ATGAAGGTAGGAAAAAGAGTGGAGTCAGACCACATGCCGTTGGAAATAGAAACAGAGGGACCAGAGGTACAAAGAGatgaggaaagaaaaggagaagagagggagagaaggGAATGGACAAAAGAAAGTGCTGGAAGATATTTAGAGGAGTGCAAAGACTGGGCAAGCAGGGGAAGAACAGTAGAGGAAATGTGGGCAGAAATTAAGAAGAAGATAAACGAGGCAATACCAAAGAAAAGAGTAAGGATAAGGAAATGGAGCATAGGAGAAAAGGTATGGTACGACAAGGAgtggaaagaaaggaaaagggaGATAAGAAGGAAAATGACAAAATTTAGGAAAGGAAAATGCAGCAGAGAAGAATTCATAGAGGAGAAGAAGGAATTCAAACAGTGGTGTGAACAAAGAAAGGAGAAgcaggaagaggaagagatgGAGAAACTCAAAAAGATCAAAACAGAGCAAGAAGCATGGAAATACATAAACAAATATaggagaagaagagaggtTGTAGACGAGGCGATAAGGGAAGAGGAgtggaaaaatcattttatggaAGCGTTAGAGGGGACAGAAAACAAAGAGGACAAAAGAACAGAAGGGtggagagaggaggaggaatCAAAAGAGGAGAGAGAAGACAACATAGAGAAGGAAGAGGTAATACTccaaataagaaaattgaaagagaaaaaagcaACGAGGGAAGATGGCTTGGAAAACGAGGTATGGAAGTATGCGCCGAAGGAAGTGGGGGAGGCGTTATGGGAGATGTTAGGAAAAATTTGGAATGGAAAGGGGATATCCGAAGGCTGGAGAAAATGTGTGATATGTCCGATTTACAAGAGGAGGAACAAAGGGGCGGTGAAGAGCTACAGAGGGGTCACGCTAATGGACACGGCATACAAGATCTATGCAGGAATTCTAGACGAGCGGCTGAAGGTGGAAATCGAGGACAAGGTGGTAGAGAGCCAATTCGGATTTaggaaaggaagagaagtgaTAGACGTAGTGTACGTACTGAACcatataatagataaacaaTTGAGCGGGGAAAGAGGGAAGCTATATGCATGCTTCGTGGATCTAAAGTCAGCGTTCGATAGGGTTAACAGGAAGAAACTGGGAGAGATAATGAGGAGAATGGGGGTGAACGAGAAGTTAACCAGAAGGATAGAGGAGATATACGAGGAGACAAAGAACGTAGTGAGGATCAGGAACAACAACACAGAAGAGTTTTGGACGGTGAGGGGAGTGGGACAAGGGTGCCCGCTGAGCCCGGCGTTATTTAACATCTATGTGGCAGGGCTGGAAGAAATAAGGAAATGA